One Nitrospirota bacterium DNA segment encodes these proteins:
- a CDS encoding transcriptional regulator has translation MHHAGHRKHEPIPPERSATIPSLIREALLTAPKTARELSGELRLSEREVLRHLEHLERSLKEDGAKLVVESPTCLSCGFVFRKRERLNRPSRCPVCRGERLSPARFSVEPSRNK, from the coding sequence ATGCACCACGCCGGACACCGTAAACACGAACCCATCCCGCCTGAGCGGTCCGCAACGATCCCCTCCCTGATCCGCGAGGCGCTCCTCACTGCACCCAAGACAGCGCGAGAGCTTTCAGGCGAACTTCGCCTCTCCGAGCGCGAGGTGCTCCGTCACCTCGAACACCTGGAGCGATCGCTCAAGGAGGACGGCGCGAAGTTGGTCGTGGAGTCGCCTACCTGCTTGTCGTGTGGGTTTGTGTTCCGTAAGCGCGAGCGTCTGAACCGCCCCAGCCGGTGCCCCGTGTGCCGTGGCGAGCGTTTGTCGCCGGCGAGGTTCAGCGTGGAGCCGTCGCGCAACAAGTGA
- a CDS encoding ribose-phosphate pyrophosphokinase, translating into MKPLLVAFGAEDAAARLGIAIDAEPARITVRRFPDGETYVRFDSAVEGRDVVILADLSRPDDKIIPVLWIAATARDLGAIRVGLVAPYLPYMRQDARFQAGEGITSRYFAALASSHVDWLVTVDPHLHRYRALDELYTIPTRVVGAAPLLAEWIGTHIHAPLLVGPDAESQQWVSAVAGKLGAPSVVLAKTRVNDREVRVSIADVDAWRDRTPVLVDDVISTGGTMVETVRSLVKTGMPGPVCVAVHGIFVGTAHDELIAAGCRRVVTCNTVPNPTSEIDATALLAEGVRDVMRPPSA; encoded by the coding sequence GTGAAGCCGTTGCTCGTTGCCTTCGGCGCGGAGGACGCCGCGGCGCGGCTGGGGATCGCGATCGACGCGGAACCCGCTCGGATCACGGTGCGCCGGTTCCCGGACGGCGAGACTTACGTGAGGTTCGATTCGGCCGTGGAGGGACGCGACGTCGTCATCCTGGCCGATCTCTCGCGCCCGGACGACAAGATCATCCCGGTACTCTGGATCGCGGCCACCGCGCGCGACCTCGGGGCGATCCGCGTCGGCCTTGTGGCGCCGTATCTGCCGTACATGCGGCAAGACGCGCGGTTTCAGGCCGGCGAGGGGATCACGTCTCGATACTTCGCCGCACTGGCATCGAGCCACGTGGACTGGCTGGTGACTGTGGATCCCCACCTCCATCGCTACCGCGCGCTGGATGAACTCTACACCATTCCCACCCGCGTGGTCGGCGCGGCGCCGCTGTTGGCCGAATGGATCGGCACGCACATTCACGCCCCGCTCCTGGTCGGCCCGGATGCCGAGAGTCAACAGTGGGTGAGCGCGGTGGCGGGCAAGTTGGGCGCACCCTCCGTGGTGTTGGCCAAGACGCGCGTGAACGACCGGGAGGTGCGCGTCTCGATCGCGGACGTGGACGCGTGGCGAGACCGCACGCCGGTGTTGGTGGACGACGTGATTTCCACGGGCGGCACCATGGTCGAGACCGTTCGATCCCTGGTCAAGACCGGGATGCCCGGTCCGGTCTGCGTCGCCGTTCACGGGATTTTCGTGGGAACGGCCCACGATGAGTTGATCGCGGCGGGATGTCGTCGCGTCGTCACCTGCAACACGGTCCCGAACCCGACGAGCGAGATCGACGCGACCGCACTGTTGGCGGAAGGGGTTCGGGACGTGATGAGACCACCGTCGGCATGA
- a CDS encoding thymidine phosphorylase family protein has product MSPIQPPLNGLHRLRLKRLGIDTYQEPVIYMRQDCDVCRSEGFEAQSRIEVRRDGRPIIATLNVVTSDLLARDEAGLSEAAWRLLGAEAGDYVTVRHPPPLDSLGYVRSKVHGNRLDPEAITAIVRDIAAGRYADVELAAFLAASAGAGLDLEESVALTRAMIDVGKRIDWGQRPIADKHSVGGIPGNRTSLIIVPIVAACGLIMPKTSSRAITSPSGTADTMETLAPVALDIAAMRRVVGKEGGCVVWGGAMLLSPADDVLIRVSRPLDLDGEGQLVASILSKKAAAGSTHVVVDLPVGPTAKVRSAEAAYTLSERLTLVGRAVGLEVLVVITDGSQPVGRGLGPALEARDAVAVLRGEPDAPRALRERSLGLAGHVLELAGKAPLGAGYVTARAVLDDGRAWRKFAAICEAQGGMREPPLAGHTSVVAARRAGRVAEIDNRRLARIAKLSGAPQASAAGIELHVRLGTRVDVGQPLLTVHAETPGELAYAMGYVHAQTDVVRIEEAS; this is encoded by the coding sequence ATGAGCCCGATCCAACCACCGCTCAACGGTTTGCACCGCCTGCGGCTCAAGCGACTGGGCATCGACACCTATCAGGAACCCGTCATCTACATGCGGCAGGACTGCGACGTGTGCCGGTCCGAAGGGTTCGAGGCGCAGTCCCGGATCGAGGTCCGCCGCGACGGACGGCCCATCATCGCGACGCTGAACGTGGTCACCTCCGATCTCTTGGCCCGCGATGAAGCAGGGCTTTCGGAGGCGGCGTGGCGGCTTCTCGGGGCCGAAGCCGGCGATTACGTTACCGTCAGGCATCCGCCGCCGCTCGACTCGCTGGGATACGTGCGGTCCAAGGTGCACGGGAATCGGCTGGACCCGGAGGCGATCACGGCCATCGTTCGCGACATCGCGGCCGGTCGGTATGCCGACGTGGAATTGGCCGCGTTCCTCGCGGCCAGCGCGGGCGCCGGCCTCGACTTGGAGGAGAGCGTCGCCCTCACGCGGGCGATGATCGACGTCGGCAAACGCATCGACTGGGGCCAGCGGCCGATCGCGGACAAACACAGCGTCGGGGGCATTCCCGGCAACCGGACGTCTCTGATCATCGTGCCCATCGTGGCGGCGTGCGGCCTCATCATGCCCAAGACCTCCTCGCGGGCGATCACCTCACCCTCCGGCACCGCGGATACGATGGAGACGTTGGCGCCCGTCGCGCTCGACATCGCCGCGATGCGCAGAGTGGTGGGGAAAGAGGGCGGGTGCGTGGTGTGGGGGGGCGCCATGTTGCTCAGTCCAGCCGACGACGTGTTGATTCGGGTCTCGCGGCCCCTCGATCTTGACGGAGAAGGGCAACTGGTGGCCTCGATCCTCTCGAAGAAGGCGGCTGCAGGCTCGACGCACGTGGTGGTGGACCTTCCCGTGGGCCCCACCGCCAAGGTGCGGAGTGCGGAGGCGGCCTACACGCTGAGCGAGCGGTTGACCCTGGTGGGCCGGGCCGTGGGACTGGAGGTGTTGGTCGTGATCACGGACGGCTCACAGCCGGTCGGCCGCGGTCTGGGCCCCGCCCTGGAGGCGCGCGACGCAGTGGCCGTGCTGCGCGGAGAACCGGACGCGCCGAGGGCGCTTCGCGAGCGGTCGTTGGGTCTGGCGGGTCACGTGCTCGAATTGGCGGGCAAGGCCCCGCTCGGCGCCGGGTACGTGACGGCGCGGGCGGTGTTGGACGACGGCCGCGCGTGGCGGAAGTTCGCGGCGATCTGCGAGGCCCAGGGCGGGATGCGTGAGCCCCCGCTCGCCGGGCATACCTCCGTCGTCGCGGCGCGGCGCGCGGGGCGCGTGGCGGAGATCGACAACCGACGGCTGGCGCGGATCGCCAAGTTGTCGGGCGCGCCCCAGGCCTCGGCGGCGGGCATCGAGCTGCACGTGCGGCTGGGCACCAGGGTCGACGTCGGCCAGCCGCTGCTCACGGTCCACGCGGAGACGCCGGGGGAACTGGCGTACGCCATGGGGTACGTCCACGCGCAGACGGACGTGGTCCGCATCGAGGAAGCCTCGTGA
- a CDS encoding MBL fold metallo-hydrolase yields MRLTFLGATGTVTGSKFLVIASKRRILVDCGLFQGFKHLRLRNWAPLPVDPASIHAVVLTHAHVDHSGYLPVLVKQGFAGPVLCSEATRDLCGILLPDSGYLQEEEAQYANRHGYSKHAPALPLFTRLDAQHALTRLVPIGYEKVHDLGDGLTVRLDPSGHLLGASYVSLSLAGTTVTFSGDLGRPHDPIMRAPATIAAPDYLVLESTYGDRRHDPTDPEEALAAIINRTATRGGVLIIPAFAVGRAQAVLFFVSRLKASKRIPDIPVYLNSPMAVDATGVYAAHQGEHRLTPDQWRAIGRSVHVVGDMQESKRLNTREGPMIIISASGMATGGRVVHHIKAFAPDPKNTILFAGYQVPGTRGASLVAGARSVKIHGAYVPVNAEVAAMNNISAHADADEIMAWLRTFRTPPRKTFIVHGEPAAADALRHRIEEELGWPCRVPEYREVVRLA; encoded by the coding sequence ATGCGCCTGACGTTTCTTGGTGCCACCGGAACGGTCACCGGGTCAAAATTCCTGGTGATCGCCTCCAAGCGCAGAATCCTCGTGGACTGCGGCCTTTTTCAAGGGTTCAAGCACCTGCGCCTCCGGAACTGGGCGCCGCTGCCCGTCGATCCGGCGTCGATCCACGCGGTCGTGTTGACGCACGCCCACGTTGATCACAGCGGCTACCTGCCCGTACTGGTCAAACAAGGGTTCGCGGGACCGGTATTGTGCAGCGAGGCCACGCGAGATCTGTGCGGCATCCTGCTTCCGGATTCCGGGTACCTCCAAGAGGAGGAAGCGCAATACGCCAACCGGCACGGGTACTCCAAACATGCGCCCGCCCTCCCGCTGTTCACGCGTCTGGACGCTCAACACGCGCTCACGCGCCTGGTACCGATCGGCTACGAGAAGGTCCACGACCTGGGAGACGGGCTCACGGTTCGGCTCGATCCGTCCGGGCACTTGTTGGGCGCGTCGTACGTGTCGTTGTCGCTGGCGGGGACGACCGTGACGTTTTCGGGCGATCTGGGGCGCCCGCACGATCCCATCATGCGGGCGCCGGCGACGATCGCAGCCCCGGACTATCTCGTGTTGGAGTCCACCTACGGGGATCGGCGTCACGATCCGACCGACCCGGAGGAGGCGCTTGCGGCGATCATCAACCGGACCGCGACGCGAGGCGGGGTGTTGATCATCCCCGCGTTCGCCGTGGGACGGGCGCAGGCAGTCCTGTTTTTCGTGTCTCGATTGAAGGCCTCCAAGCGGATTCCCGACATTCCAGTGTATCTCAACAGCCCGATGGCCGTCGATGCGACCGGCGTCTACGCCGCCCATCAGGGCGAACACCGGCTCACGCCCGATCAGTGGCGTGCGATCGGACGATCGGTCCACGTCGTCGGCGACATGCAGGAGTCCAAACGCCTGAACACCCGCGAGGGCCCGATGATCATCATCTCGGCGAGCGGCATGGCGACCGGCGGCCGCGTCGTCCACCACATCAAGGCGTTTGCCCCGGACCCGAAGAATACGATACTGTTCGCGGGCTACCAGGTTCCCGGTACGCGGGGCGCATCGCTGGTCGCGGGCGCGCGGTCGGTCAAGATCCACGGGGCGTATGTTCCGGTCAACGCGGAGGTCGCAGCGATGAACAACATCTCCGCCCACGCGGACGCCGATGAGATCATGGCTTGGCTCCGGACGTTCCGTACACCGCCTCGCAAGACGTTCATCGTACACGGCGAACCGGCGGCCGCGGACGCGCTTCGCCACCGCATCGAGGAAGAGTTGGGGTGGCCCTGCCGCGTTCCGGAATACCGCGAGGTGGTGCGCTTGGCATGA
- a CDS encoding response regulator, whose translation MSNHIRPVTILLVEDNLQDIEITRRAFAKGRVSNDLMVVRDGEEALDYLYRRGKYQNPAASPQPGMILLDLNLPKVSGLDVLKRIKSDESLKKIPVIILTVSQREQDIVASYDLGVNTYIQKPVEFENFMRVVNTVHDYWILIATLPPSTA comes from the coding sequence ATGAGCAACCACATTCGCCCGGTCACCATCCTCCTGGTCGAAGACAACCTCCAGGACATTGAGATTACCCGCAGAGCGTTCGCCAAGGGACGCGTCAGCAACGACCTGATGGTGGTGCGGGACGGTGAGGAAGCGCTGGACTACCTGTACCGGCGCGGCAAGTATCAGAACCCGGCCGCCTCCCCCCAGCCGGGGATGATCCTGCTCGATCTGAACCTCCCGAAGGTCAGTGGCTTGGACGTGCTGAAACGGATCAAGAGCGACGAGTCGCTGAAGAAGATTCCGGTCATCATCCTCACCGTGTCGCAACGGGAGCAGGATATCGTCGCGAGTTATGACCTTGGCGTGAACACCTATATCCAAAAGCCCGTGGAGTTCGAGAACTTCATGCGCGTCGTGAACACGGTGCACGACTACTGGATTCTCATCGCCACCCTACCGCCTTCCACGGCTTGA
- a CDS encoding ATP-binding protein → MVNERSKRPRSRGLAKKTGGRRGTERPRTPATAGADNRLRPKSAGDRRDDRENRRTDTLFRGLLEAAPDAILLVNPEGNIVLANAQTEVLLGYRRDELVGHPVELLIPDRVRERHVASRRQYIQDPKTRPMGAGLELAARRKDGTEFPVEISLSPMRTDDGTLIISILRDVTERKRAEEQLRAQARQLEAKVREMDDFTHVVSHDLKEPLRGIEAFAGFLLEDYGDRFDDQGKRYLNFLKQSAVRMKDLIHDLLTLAALSRKAPTSEPVDLNRAVAQAERDLAYAIQSRGAEIRYPASLPTVVCDATQLRELLKNLISNAIKFNTSQKPVVTISSAEDDRFVRVAVADNGIGIDQRYRDRIFELFERLHAQEEFEGTGAGLAICKKIVEGCGGRIWVESEPGKGSTFLFTLPAARKGS, encoded by the coding sequence TTGGTCAACGAACGGTCAAAGCGGCCGCGGAGTCGGGGTTTGGCGAAGAAAACAGGGGGTCGCAGGGGCACGGAAAGGCCTCGCACGCCTGCGACCGCCGGGGCGGACAACCGCCTCCGGCCAAAGAGCGCCGGGGATAGACGCGACGACCGCGAGAACCGTCGCACGGATACTCTCTTCCGCGGGTTGTTGGAGGCGGCCCCGGACGCGATTTTGTTGGTCAATCCGGAAGGGAACATTGTCCTGGCGAACGCTCAGACCGAGGTGCTCCTCGGGTATCGTCGCGATGAGCTGGTGGGGCATCCGGTGGAACTCTTGATTCCGGACCGCGTACGCGAGCGCCACGTCGCCTCGCGACGTCAGTACATCCAGGATCCAAAAACCCGTCCGATGGGCGCGGGGTTGGAACTCGCGGCCCGGAGGAAGGACGGCACGGAATTCCCAGTGGAGATCAGCCTCAGCCCAATGCGCACCGACGACGGCACCCTCATCATCAGCATTCTCCGGGACGTAACGGAGCGCAAGCGAGCGGAGGAACAACTGCGGGCGCAGGCCAGGCAACTCGAGGCCAAGGTGCGGGAGATGGACGACTTCACGCACGTCGTGTCCCACGACCTCAAGGAGCCGCTGCGGGGCATTGAAGCCTTTGCAGGATTCTTGTTGGAGGACTACGGCGACCGGTTCGACGACCAGGGCAAACGGTATCTGAACTTCCTCAAACAGTCCGCGGTTCGGATGAAGGATTTGATCCACGATCTGCTGACGCTTGCCGCGTTGTCGCGCAAAGCCCCGACCTCTGAACCGGTCGACCTGAACCGTGCGGTGGCGCAGGCCGAACGCGACCTGGCCTATGCGATTCAAAGTCGGGGGGCGGAGATTCGGTACCCCGCGTCGCTGCCTACTGTGGTCTGCGACGCCACGCAGTTGCGGGAACTGCTGAAGAACCTCATCTCCAACGCGATCAAATTCAATACGAGTCAGAAACCCGTCGTCACGATTTCGTCGGCAGAGGACGACCGGTTCGTGCGTGTTGCGGTGGCGGACAACGGCATCGGCATCGACCAGCGGTATCGGGATCGGATCTTCGAACTCTTCGAGCGGTTGCACGCTCAGGAGGAGTTCGAGGGCACTGGTGCGGGGCTGGCGATCTGCAAGAAGATCGTCGAGGGGTGCGGGGGCCGCATCTGGGTCGAGTCCGAGCCGGGTAAGGGCAGCACGTTCTTGTTCACGCTCCCGGCCGCACGGAAAGGCTCTTGA
- a CDS encoding response regulator transcription factor, whose amino-acid sequence MNEASIAILLAEDSPSDAQIIQRSLKRGTVTNPLVVAPDGQAALDLLREPSSRFGVLILDIHLPKVGGLDVLKEARRIDPELVVIMLTARASFQTAVQALRREGAFDYLEKSKDDLPQLVDAVRLALKRRALRQQTRWKVMSKTGTDPVVDMQFIKDRFNLSDREVDVIKCLCRGDTNKEIGERLFISDLTVKGHLKHIYQKMGAHTRSAVVSTVLWPTP is encoded by the coding sequence ATGAATGAGGCCTCGATCGCCATTCTGCTCGCGGAGGATAGTCCCTCCGACGCCCAGATCATCCAGCGATCACTCAAAAGAGGGACCGTCACTAATCCATTGGTGGTAGCGCCCGACGGCCAAGCTGCGCTCGATCTGCTTCGTGAACCGTCTTCTCGGTTCGGTGTGTTGATCCTCGACATCCACCTGCCCAAGGTCGGGGGCCTCGACGTCCTCAAAGAGGCCCGTCGCATCGATCCCGAACTCGTCGTGATCATGCTCACCGCTCGGGCGTCATTCCAGACCGCGGTCCAGGCGCTCCGCCGGGAGGGCGCCTTCGACTACCTGGAAAAATCCAAAGACGACCTCCCCCAGTTGGTCGACGCGGTTCGCCTGGCGCTGAAGCGCCGCGCACTCCGCCAGCAAACGCGCTGGAAGGTGATGTCGAAGACCGGGACCGACCCGGTCGTCGACATGCAGTTCATCAAAGACCGTTTCAACCTCTCCGACCGCGAGGTCGACGTGATCAAATGCCTCTGTCGAGGGGACACCAACAAGGAAATCGGTGAACGGCTCTTTATCAGCGACCTCACCGTCAAGGGGCATCTCAAACATATCTACCAGAAGATGGGCGCTCACACCCGTTCCGCCGTGGTCTCCACCGTCCTGTGGCCAACGCCGTGA
- a CDS encoding adenylosuccinate synthase, with product MPAVVVIGTQWGDEGKGKIVDLLAPDAEVIVRFQGGHNAGHTVVVDTNQFILHLVPSGILHPGKVCVIGNGVVIDPAALLDEVDALTAKGIDLKGRLAVSDRAHLIMPYHKAIDKESEKHKGARKIGTTGRGIGPAYADKMARVGLRVADLLDPDLFRLKLTRSLTDMNYLLGQLYGVKGFEVDSVYKAYLGYAERLRPYIADTAELLHQAIASGRRVLFEGAQGTLLDVDHGTYPFVTSSSATAGGAMIGTGIGPGGIDRVVGVAKAYSTRVGEGPFPTELHDDQGGAELRAKGQEFGATTGRPRRCGWFDAVVVRYAVRLNGLSGLAITKLDVLDDCSDIKVCTAYRLGGATVTTVPAVAEHFERCEPIYETLPGWKQPTVGITRYEELPVNARRYLERLSDLVGCPVDLISTGSKRDQTILLRRAFSA from the coding sequence ATGCCTGCAGTGGTCGTGATCGGTACGCAGTGGGGAGACGAAGGGAAGGGGAAGATCGTGGATCTCCTCGCTCCGGACGCCGAAGTGATCGTGCGCTTCCAGGGTGGCCACAACGCGGGACACACCGTGGTGGTCGACACCAACCAGTTCATCCTGCACCTGGTGCCTTCAGGCATTCTCCATCCCGGAAAGGTGTGCGTGATCGGAAACGGGGTGGTCATCGATCCGGCAGCCCTGCTGGATGAGGTAGACGCCCTCACCGCCAAGGGCATCGACCTGAAGGGCCGTCTCGCCGTCAGCGACCGCGCGCACCTGATCATGCCGTACCACAAGGCGATCGACAAAGAGAGCGAGAAACACAAAGGCGCTCGCAAGATCGGGACCACCGGACGGGGCATCGGTCCGGCCTACGCCGACAAGATGGCCAGGGTCGGGTTGCGCGTCGCCGACCTGTTGGATCCCGACCTCTTCCGCCTGAAGCTGACCCGCAGTCTCACGGACATGAACTACCTGCTCGGTCAGCTATATGGCGTCAAAGGGTTTGAGGTGGACTCCGTGTATAAGGCTTACCTCGGCTATGCGGAGCGATTACGGCCGTACATCGCCGACACCGCCGAGTTGCTGCACCAGGCCATCGCGTCGGGCCGCCGTGTGTTGTTCGAGGGCGCGCAGGGGACGTTGCTGGACGTGGACCACGGCACGTACCCCTTCGTCACCTCCTCCAGCGCCACGGCCGGCGGCGCGATGATCGGGACCGGGATCGGGCCCGGCGGGATCGATCGCGTAGTGGGAGTGGCCAAGGCCTACTCGACCCGAGTCGGGGAGGGCCCGTTTCCCACCGAGCTCCACGATGATCAGGGCGGTGCGGAATTGCGGGCCAAGGGTCAGGAATTCGGCGCCACCACCGGAAGACCCCGGCGCTGCGGGTGGTTCGATGCGGTGGTCGTCCGCTACGCGGTCCGCTTGAACGGGTTGTCCGGTTTGGCGATCACCAAGTTGGACGTCCTGGACGACTGTTCCGACATCAAGGTCTGCACCGCGTATCGCTTGGGCGGGGCGACGGTGACCACGGTTCCCGCGGTGGCCGAGCACTTCGAACGGTGCGAGCCGATCTACGAGACATTGCCCGGGTGGAAGCAGCCCACGGTCGGCATTACGCGCTACGAGGAACTCCCCGTGAACGCGCGGAGATACTTGGAGCGACTGTCCGATCTGGTGGGGTGCCCGGTGGATCTGATTTCCACGGGCTCCAAGCGCGATCAGACGATCCTGCTGCGACGCGCGTTCAGCGCTTGA
- a CDS encoding methylamine utilization protein: protein MNVSRFAAVFAALALASVEAAEAGTVSGKARVAGKDNAANIVVYLEGVSGSFKAPEKRPEMNHLNLQFQPSVMAVLKGTTVDFPNSDSVFHSAFSISPSNPFDLGLYQKGREKFVLFKNPGVVELFCHIHSHMHGFILVLDNPYFAMTTPDGEFSIPNVPDGNYTIKAWASPTATMTKTVSLSGDRVINMDFTLSASRD from the coding sequence ATGAACGTGTCTCGATTTGCAGCAGTGTTCGCCGCGCTGGCGCTGGCGTCGGTGGAGGCAGCCGAAGCAGGGACGGTCAGCGGCAAGGCCCGGGTTGCGGGCAAGGACAACGCGGCCAACATTGTGGTGTACCTGGAGGGGGTTTCAGGGAGCTTCAAGGCTCCGGAGAAGCGCCCAGAGATGAACCACCTGAACCTCCAGTTCCAGCCGTCGGTCATGGCGGTGTTGAAGGGAACCACGGTGGATTTCCCGAACAGCGACTCGGTATTCCACAGCGCGTTCTCGATCTCGCCGTCCAATCCGTTTGATCTGGGGCTGTACCAGAAGGGTCGCGAGAAGTTCGTGTTGTTCAAGAACCCGGGCGTGGTGGAGCTGTTCTGCCACATCCACAGCCATATGCACGGGTTCATCTTGGTGTTGGACAACCCCTATTTCGCCATGACGACCCCCGACGGAGAGTTCTCGATTCCCAACGTGCCGGATGGCAACTACACCATCAAGGCGTGGGCGAGCCCGACCGCAACGATGACCAAGACCGTCAGCTTGAGCGGCGATCGGGTCATCAACATGGACTTTACCCTGAGCGCGTCGCGCGACTAA
- a CDS encoding cytochrome-c peroxidase yields MKARTVRWVVAGTALVASVAAMSPVIGAESQDAKVQKARRTLISISTLDQMTRLPGELGPLPPVPIPASNPQTPAKVELGKMLFFDPRLSANDHWACATCHSPSFGYGDGLPRSLGFGDEKELDRHSPTVINVAYNSAQFWDGRAATMEDQATGPIVASREMNSNPQQMIEEITDIPYYNEKFKEVFGGPPSMKNVGMAIAAFERTIVTGESKFDRYTKGDKKALTEQEKRGLIMFISKAACTQCHSGPNLTDSSFHNLGVPQEGPAKEDVGRFAVTKDPKDKGAFKVPTLRNISMTAPYMHTGIFNTLDEVVEFYNQGGGPHPNKSPKILKLNLTESEKKDLVAFLKTLTGELPEVIPPQLPPRS; encoded by the coding sequence ATGAAGGCACGAACAGTACGGTGGGTGGTGGCGGGTACCGCGCTCGTCGCGTCCGTGGCGGCGATGTCCCCGGTGATCGGAGCCGAATCGCAGGATGCGAAAGTCCAGAAGGCTCGCCGAACGTTGATCAGCATTTCGACGCTGGATCAGATGACCAGGCTTCCGGGCGAACTGGGCCCGCTCCCGCCGGTTCCGATTCCGGCGAGCAATCCTCAGACCCCCGCGAAGGTCGAGTTGGGCAAGATGCTCTTCTTCGACCCGCGGTTGTCGGCGAACGATCACTGGGCGTGCGCCACGTGCCATAGCCCCAGCTTCGGATACGGCGACGGTTTGCCGCGTTCGCTGGGATTCGGCGACGAAAAGGAGCTGGATCGGCATTCACCCACGGTGATCAACGTCGCCTACAACTCGGCCCAGTTCTGGGACGGGCGGGCGGCCACGATGGAGGACCAGGCGACCGGACCGATCGTGGCGTCCCGCGAAATGAACTCGAATCCGCAGCAGATGATCGAGGAGATCACGGACATCCCGTACTACAACGAAAAGTTCAAGGAAGTGTTCGGGGGGCCTCCGTCGATGAAGAACGTCGGGATGGCCATCGCGGCGTTCGAGCGGACCATCGTGACCGGAGAGTCGAAGTTCGATCGATATACCAAGGGCGACAAAAAGGCGCTCACCGAGCAGGAGAAACGCGGGCTCATCATGTTCATCAGCAAAGCCGCCTGCACGCAGTGCCACAGCGGCCCCAATTTGACCGACAGCAGCTTCCACAATCTCGGCGTGCCGCAGGAGGGCCCGGCCAAGGAAGACGTGGGACGCTTCGCGGTGACGAAGGATCCAAAAGACAAGGGGGCGTTCAAGGTGCCCACGCTGCGCAACATCTCCATGACGGCGCCGTACATGCACACCGGCATCTTCAACACGTTGGACGAGGTGGTGGAGTTCTACAATCAGGGCGGCGGGCCCCATCCCAACAAGAGCCCGAAGATCCTGAAACTCAACCTGACCGAGTCGGAAAAGAAGGACTTGGTGGCGTTTCTCAAGACTCTCACCGGCGAGCTGCCGGAGGTGATTCCCCCGCAGCTCCCCCCACGGTCGTAG
- the yihA gene encoding ribosome biogenesis GTP-binding protein YihA/YsxC, translating into MRVYEATFACSCSRPSEFPRSEWPEIAFAGRSNVGKSSLLNLVLGRRGLAKVSGTPGKTQTINFFLVNRAYFFVDLPGYGYARVPRSVQRNWRSLIEAYLTGRPELRAVALLVDPRLPPTELDRTMHEWLSSYHIPEIVIATKADQVPRGRRRSAQDHIAAALSLSHDQAPVFVSARTGEGRLDLWSRIDDALALRPRRPVGRP; encoded by the coding sequence ATGCGCGTTTACGAAGCCACATTCGCCTGCTCGTGCTCCCGACCCAGTGAGTTTCCCCGGTCGGAGTGGCCCGAAATCGCGTTCGCCGGCCGGTCAAACGTGGGAAAGTCGTCGCTCCTCAACCTGGTGTTGGGCCGGCGTGGCTTGGCGAAGGTGAGCGGGACACCCGGCAAGACGCAAACCATCAACTTCTTCCTCGTCAACCGAGCGTACTTCTTCGTCGATCTCCCCGGGTACGGCTACGCGCGGGTGCCCCGGAGCGTCCAGCGGAACTGGCGGTCCCTGATCGAAGCGTACCTCACCGGACGGCCCGAACTGCGCGCCGTCGCGTTACTGGTCGATCCCAGGCTCCCGCCGACTGAGCTGGATCGCACGATGCACGAGTGGCTGTCCTCCTATCACATTCCGGAAATCGTCATCGCAACCAAGGCCGATCAAGTGCCGCGCGGTCGTCGCCGGTCTGCGCAGGATCACATCGCCGCCGCATTGAGCCTGTCGCATGATCAGGCGCCGGTGTTCGTGTCCGCGCGAACCGGCGAAGGCCGGCTCGATCTGTGGTCGCGCATCGACGACGCGCTGGCCCTCCGCCCACGGCGACCCGTCGGTCGACCGTAA